One part of the Parabacteroides distasonis ATCC 8503 genome encodes these proteins:
- a CDS encoding TolC family protein, with amino-acid sequence MTMKKQIIYMVCATALLSSCHIYKAYERPDSIDATGIYRDPVSETDTLASADTTNMGNLPWKEVFRDPKLQALIEEGLANNVDMQAAVLRVEEAKVLLTSARLSFLPSINLAPQGTITKMESSGYVKAYTAPAAASWEVDLFGKLLNASRGQKASYLQSQYSRQAVRSQLIGGIANTYYTLLMLDRQVEITAKTVDIYKENVRVMEAMKIAGMATEAAVTQMRAAYHQVSGSLIELESQVRSVENSLSVLLAKAPQQIDRGTLEEQVMPEDIMVGVPLQLLENRPDVKIAEMTLASAYYTTNQARAAFYPGLNITATAGWTNGSGISVANPGQFMFQALASLAQPIFNNGKLVANLKVSKAEEKIAQMNYQQTILEAGKEVSDALHQYDATSKKLVQDRAQIEQLEKAVAYTSALFQSAQSTYLEILSAQQSLLSAQLTEVSDNVQRMQAVVSLYSAIGGGRE; translated from the coding sequence ATGACAATGAAGAAACAAATTATATATATGGTATGTGCGACTGCTTTGTTAAGCAGTTGCCATATCTATAAGGCATACGAGCGTCCGGATTCCATCGATGCGACGGGAATTTATCGTGATCCGGTTTCCGAGACTGATACATTAGCCTCCGCGGATACGACCAATATGGGAAACCTTCCTTGGAAGGAAGTTTTTCGTGATCCGAAGTTACAGGCGTTAATTGAGGAGGGATTAGCTAATAACGTAGATATGCAGGCAGCCGTTCTTCGGGTAGAGGAAGCGAAAGTATTGTTGACTTCTGCCCGTCTGTCTTTCTTGCCTTCTATAAACCTTGCTCCCCAAGGTACGATTACGAAGATGGAAAGCAGTGGGTATGTAAAAGCTTACACGGCTCCTGCGGCCGCTAGCTGGGAGGTTGACCTATTCGGAAAGCTCTTGAACGCGAGCCGTGGCCAAAAAGCCTCCTACTTACAGAGCCAGTATTCAAGACAGGCCGTGCGCTCTCAATTGATCGGTGGTATAGCGAATACTTATTATACCTTGTTGATGCTTGATCGGCAGGTGGAAATTACCGCTAAGACGGTTGATATCTATAAAGAGAATGTTCGTGTCATGGAGGCTATGAAGATAGCGGGTATGGCTACCGAGGCTGCCGTGACGCAAATGCGTGCGGCTTACCATCAGGTTTCCGGCTCGTTGATCGAGTTGGAGAGCCAGGTGCGTAGCGTGGAAAACTCATTGTCCGTGTTATTGGCTAAGGCCCCTCAACAGATTGATCGGGGTACTTTGGAGGAACAAGTAATGCCGGAGGATATCATGGTGGGTGTGCCTTTGCAATTGTTGGAGAATCGTCCGGACGTGAAGATCGCGGAGATGACACTTGCCAGTGCTTATTATACGACGAACCAAGCCCGTGCCGCTTTTTATCCGGGATTGAATATCACGGCGACAGCAGGCTGGACGAATGGTTCAGGCATCTCTGTCGCCAATCCGGGCCAATTTATGTTTCAAGCTTTGGCTTCGTTGGCCCAACCGATCTTCAACAATGGTAAGTTGGTCGCTAACTTGAAGGTATCTAAGGCAGAAGAGAAGATCGCTCAAATGAATTATCAGCAGACAATTCTGGAAGCTGGTAAGGAGGTGAGTGATGCTTTACATCAGTATGATGCCACGAGCAAGAAGCTTGTGCAAGACAGAGCGCAGATCGAGCAGCTAGAGAAAGCGGTGGCTTATACCAGTGCCTTGTTCCAGTCGGCTCAATCTACTTATTTGGAAATCCTTTCCGCCCAGCAGAGTCTTTTGAGTGCCCAGTTGACGGAAGTGTCCGACAATGTGCAGCGTATGCAAGCGGTTGTCAGTTTATACAGTGCCATCGGTGGTGGTAGAGAATAA
- the lpxA gene encoding acyl-ACP--UDP-N-acetylglucosamine O-acyltransferase, with translation MISPLAYVDSSAKIGKNVTIHPFAYIDKNVEIGDDCEIMPHASLMSGTRMGNRNRVFNGAVIAAEPQDFFYKGGDTIAVIGDDNVIRENVVINRSSTAEGRTSIGNGNFLHEGVHVSHDTQIGNCSVFGYGSKISGNCILEDYVIFGGNVLMSQGSRVGAWAMIQTGCRFRKDIPPFIVAAQEPTTYYGVNSFIMSHEGFSEKVIKHISHAYRIIFQGNSSLTDALLMIKDQVPMSKEIQHIIDFVGESKLGIVK, from the coding sequence ATGATTAGTCCATTAGCATATGTAGATTCAAGCGCAAAGATCGGGAAGAACGTTACGATTCATCCTTTTGCGTACATTGATAAGAACGTGGAGATCGGGGATGATTGCGAGATCATGCCTCATGCCAGCTTGATGAGCGGTACACGCATGGGAAATCGCAACCGTGTATTTAACGGGGCTGTTATCGCTGCTGAGCCTCAGGATTTCTTTTATAAGGGAGGTGATACGATCGCCGTAATCGGAGATGACAACGTGATTCGTGAGAATGTGGTGATTAACCGTTCCTCGACAGCGGAAGGACGTACTAGTATCGGTAATGGTAATTTCTTGCATGAGGGGGTACATGTTTCTCATGATACGCAGATCGGAAACTGTAGTGTATTCGGCTATGGTAGTAAGATTTCCGGAAATTGTATCTTGGAAGATTATGTGATCTTCGGAGGCAATGTATTGATGAGCCAAGGATCCCGGGTTGGGGCTTGGGCGATGATTCAAACCGGCTGTCGTTTCCGTAAGGATATACCTCCTTTTATCGTAGCGGCTCAAGAGCCTACCACGTATTATGGCGTGAACTCTTTCATCATGTCTCATGAGGGATTCAGTGAAAAGGTTATCAAGCACATCAGTCATGCGTACCGGATCATCTTCCAAGGAAACAGCAGCCTTACGGATGCCTTGTTAATGATCAAGGATCAGGTTCCGATGAGTAAGGAGATCCAACATATTATAGATTTCGTTGGTGAGTCTAAATTAGGTATTGTCAAATAA
- a CDS encoding AAA family ATPase, which yields MAFDEFQQISKYPEKNIEALLRSHIQHLSNVHFIFSGSERHLVTEMFLSSARPFYNSTSILELYPIVAEEYIPFVCHWFDVYERTIREEDVLVIYRLFEGNTYYMQKTFHEAFINTPIGSSCTLDILRQTVGGVLEKAGDGYRQLLSRIPERQKELLYAIASAGKAEKIMSAGFIRKYSLVSSSAVQAAARKLMKLDLLTEEDNIYFIPDILFRMYLQRLKNTNIIFIPS from the coding sequence GTGGCTTTTGATGAATTTCAGCAGATTTCCAAATACCCTGAAAAAAATATTGAAGCTTTATTGCGCTCCCATATTCAGCATTTATCTAATGTGCATTTTATCTTTTCAGGCAGTGAGCGTCATTTGGTAACGGAGATGTTCCTCTCTTCCGCTCGTCCATTCTATAACAGTACATCGATTTTGGAATTGTATCCTATCGTCGCTGAAGAATACATACCTTTTGTCTGTCATTGGTTTGATGTGTATGAACGGACTATTCGTGAGGAAGATGTATTGGTTATATATCGTTTGTTTGAGGGGAATACATATTATATGCAGAAAACTTTTCATGAAGCTTTTATAAATACCCCTATAGGCAGTAGTTGTACGTTGGATATATTACGGCAGACAGTTGGTGGAGTTTTGGAAAAGGCAGGCGATGGATATCGCCAACTATTGTCCAGAATTCCCGAACGTCAGAAAGAATTGCTGTATGCCATAGCCTCAGCAGGTAAGGCGGAGAAGATTATGAGTGCCGGTTTCATTCGTAAATATTCATTGGTCTCCAGCAGTGCAGTCCAAGCGGCTGCCCGTAAACTGATGAAATTGGATTTGCTGACTGAAGAAGATAATATTTATTTTATCCCGGATATTCTGTTCCGTATGTATCTTCAGCGGCTAAAGAACACGAATATTATCTTCATTCCGTCGTAA
- the mdh gene encoding malate dehydrogenase has product MSKVTVVGAGNVGATCANVLAFNEVADEVVMLDVKEGVSEGKAMDMMQTAQLLGFDTKVVGCTNDYEKTANSDVVVITSGIPRKPGMTREELIGVNAGIVKSVAQNILKYSPNAILVVISNPMDTMTYLSLKSLGLPKNRIIGMGGALDSSRFKYFLSQALGCNANEVEGMVIGGHGDTTMIPLARLATYKGIPVSKLLSAEKLQEVVASTMVGGATLTKLLGTSAWYAPGAAGAFVVESIIHNQGKMVPCSVYLEGEYGESDLCIGVPVILGKNGIEKIVELELTAEEKELFAKSAAAVHKTNEALKEVGAL; this is encoded by the coding sequence ATGTCAAAAGTAACAGTTGTTGGTGCCGGAAATGTAGGCGCTACTTGCGCAAATGTTCTTGCCTTCAATGAAGTGGCAGACGAAGTTGTAATGCTAGACGTAAAGGAAGGCGTATCCGAAGGTAAAGCGATGGATATGATGCAGACCGCTCAATTGCTAGGTTTCGATACTAAGGTTGTAGGTTGCACAAACGATTATGAGAAGACAGCTAACTCTGACGTTGTAGTTATCACTTCTGGTATTCCTCGTAAACCGGGTATGACTCGCGAAGAACTGATCGGTGTTAACGCTGGTATCGTTAAGAGCGTAGCTCAAAACATCTTGAAATACTCTCCGAACGCAATCTTGGTAGTTATCTCTAACCCGATGGATACAATGACTTATTTGTCATTGAAGTCTTTAGGCTTGCCGAAGAACCGTATCATCGGTATGGGTGGTGCTTTGGATAGCTCTCGTTTCAAATATTTCTTATCTCAGGCTCTAGGCTGTAACGCTAACGAGGTTGAGGGTATGGTAATCGGTGGTCACGGTGACACTACAATGATTCCGTTGGCTCGCTTGGCTACTTACAAAGGTATCCCTGTTAGCAAATTGTTAAGCGCAGAGAAATTGCAAGAGGTTGTTGCTTCCACAATGGTTGGTGGCGCTACATTAACTAAATTGTTAGGTACTTCTGCTTGGTATGCACCGGGTGCTGCTGGAGCATTTGTTGTTGAGTCTATCATTCACAACCAAGGTAAGATGGTTCCTTGCTCTGTTTACTTGGAAGGTGAGTACGGTGAATCTGATCTTTGCATCGGTGTTCCTGTTATCCTTGGCAAGAACGGTATCGAGAAGATCGTTGAGTTGGAATTGACAGCTGAAGAGAAAGAGTTGTTCGCTAAGAGCGCTGCCGCTGTTCATAAGACTAACGAGGCTTTGAAAGAAGTGGGTGCACTTTAA